One region of Chloroflexota bacterium genomic DNA includes:
- a CDS encoding dihydrodipicolinate synthase family protein, with protein MLTIDEAKARLQGVVVPIATIFTDDGAVDLDGLASNVQWMIDQGARQGNTVFLAAGSGGDFTVLSTEERRQVIRTIVEVSGGRVPVMAGVQSTDIRVVIELCQFCEDLGVDAAQISAAYYYTVTPEDAVVWHEEVARHTDVGFAAYSHWYSGSKYDVPVDLMARLVELPNTIAVKWGSPDMGSHLDGLRRFLPLAAVVDNSPLVVLGHILGCRAWISHVPNFLPQHSWHVCDLMQERRYEEAQRVFDDFMVPYGEIIGRIGAQTAGEGVFVKPWMAAMGLQAGGSRLPSRDAAATPETHAEIREILARQREAVPA; from the coding sequence ATGCTGACCATCGACGAGGCCAAGGCACGGCTGCAGGGCGTGGTGGTGCCGATTGCGACGATCTTCACCGACGACGGCGCGGTCGATCTCGACGGCCTGGCGTCCAACGTGCAGTGGATGATCGACCAGGGCGCGCGGCAAGGGAACACCGTATTCCTGGCCGCGGGGTCCGGCGGCGACTTCACCGTGCTGAGCACGGAGGAGCGGCGCCAGGTAATCCGAACCATCGTGGAGGTCAGCGGGGGACGGGTCCCGGTGATGGCCGGCGTGCAGAGCACCGACATCCGCGTCGTGATCGAGCTGTGCCAGTTCTGCGAGGACTTGGGCGTGGATGCGGCGCAGATCAGCGCGGCGTACTACTACACGGTGACGCCCGAGGACGCCGTGGTCTGGCACGAGGAAGTGGCGCGGCACACCGACGTCGGCTTCGCGGCGTATAGCCATTGGTACAGCGGATCCAAATACGACGTGCCGGTGGACTTGATGGCGCGGCTGGTGGAGCTGCCCAACACGATTGCGGTGAAGTGGGGCTCGCCGGACATGGGCAGCCACCTCGACGGGTTGCGGCGGTTCCTACCGCTGGCGGCGGTGGTGGACAACTCGCCGCTGGTGGTGTTGGGCCACATCCTGGGCTGTCGCGCGTGGATCAGTCACGTGCCGAACTTCCTGCCGCAGCACTCGTGGCACGTGTGCGACCTGATGCAGGAGCGCCGCTACGAGGAGGCGCAGCGCGTGTTCGACGACTTCATGGTTCCGTACGGCGAGATCATCGGCCGGATCGGCGCGCAGACGGCGGGTGAGGGCGTGTTCGTGAAGCCGTGGATGGCGGCGATGGGCCTGCAGGCCGGGGGGTCGCGGTTGCCGTCGCGGGACGCCGCAGCAACGCCCGAAACGCACGCGGAGATTCGCG